The following are encoded together in the Strongyloides ratti genome assembly S_ratti_ED321, chromosome : 2 genome:
- a CDS encoding Tyrosine-protein kinase Src64B encodes MGSCFSKPKAQQVDKNESQEMMTQCQNWIKSGDNNQHHHPIPDRYGTPKMSGQMGTPTMFHLNHSNSIDHNPSLIHEVTVGGGNKMTMDINSRQGNNIHNGTPIQDHGKDKLVALYPYDSRAEGDLSFKKGDVMYLLDNSNSDWWYVRHSKGGTGYVPRNFVARQQTLESEEWFAGRIPRNRAEKLVLSNNLPKGTFLIRERETDVKEYALTIRDSDDGRVGSVKHYKIKKLDGDKGYFITTKRTFQTLTDLVSYYSELSDGLCCQLTFPAPRIAPIRPDLSHDTQQNWEIPRNQLQLKRKLGDGNFGEVWYGKWRGIVEVAIKTMKPGTMSPEAFLQEAQIMKQCDHPNLVKLYAVCTKEEPFYIITEYMVNGSLLAYLRDQTNQISLQASVDMCAQIANGMMYLEERKLVHRDLAARNVLVGEKISGVPVVKVADFGLARKLMDEDIYEARTGAKFPVKWSCILAATCGNFTTKSDVWSYGILLYEIFTRGQVPYPGMHNREVIEQVELGYRMPCPRSCPEQIYHEVMLKCWDKNPDRRPTFDHLYHFFDDYFVSTQPNYVPPSQN; translated from the exons ATGGGAAGTTGTTTTTCTAAACCAAAAGCTCAACAAGTTGATAAAAATGAGTCTCAAGAAATGATGACACAGTGCCAAAACTGGATAAAAAGTGGTGATAACAATCAACATCATCATCCAATTCCTGATCGTTATGGAACACCAAAAATGTCTGGTCAAATGGGGACTCCTACAATGTTTCATTTAAATCACTCAAATTCAATTGACCACAATCCATCCTTAATTCATGAAGTAACTGTTGGAGGGGGTAATAAAATGACAATGGATATTAATAGTCGTCAAGgaaataatattcataatGGAACACCAATTCAAG ATCATGGTAAGGATAAACTTGTTGCATTATATCCATATGATTCAAGAGCCGAGGGagatttatcatttaaaaaggGAGATGTTATGTATTTATTAGATAATTC AAATTCGGATTGGTGGTATGTAAGACATTCAAAGGGTGGAACTGGATATGTGCCAAGAAATTTTGTTGCAAGGCAACAAACACTAGAAAGTGAGGAATGGTTTGCAGGACGAATTCCCCGGAATCGTGCTGAAAAACTTGTGTTATCAAATAACTTGCCTAAAGGAACATTTCTTATAAGAGAACGTGAAACAGATGTAAAAGAATATGCTTTAACAATAAGAGATTCTGATGATGGTAGAGTAGGATCTgttaaacattataaaattaaaaaattagacGGTGACAAAGGGTATTTTATTACAACTAAACGAACTTTTCAAACACTAACAGATTTAGTTTCATATTATTCTGAGTTGTCAGATGGTTTATGTTGTCAATTAACGTTCCCAGCTCCAAGAATAGCTCCAATTAGGCCGGACCTCAGCCATGATACTCAACAAAATTGGGAAATTCCAAGGAATcaattacaattaaaaagaaaattaggAGATGGTAACTTTGGAGAAGTTTGGTATGGTAAATGGAGAGGAATTGTTGAAGTAGCAATTAAAACGATGAAACCGGGTACAATGTCACCAGAAGCTTTTCTACAAGAAGCCCAAATAATGAAACAATGTGATCATCCAAATCTTGTTAAATTATATGCCGTTTGTACAAAAGAAGAACCTTTTTACATAATTACTGAATATATGGTAAATGGAAGTTTATTAGCTTATCTTCGTGATCAAACAAATCAAATTAGTTTACAGGCTAGTGTTGATATGTGTGCACAAATTGCAAATGGTATGATGTATTTAGAAGAAAGAAAACTTGTTCATCGAGATTTAGCAGCAAGAAATGTATTAGTTGGTGAGAAAATATCAGGAGTACCTGTTGTTAAAGTAGCTGATTTTGGATTGGCAAGAAAATTGATGGATGAAGATATTTACGAGGCAAGAACAGGTGCTAAATTCCCTGTTAAATGGAGTTGTATATTAGCAGCAACATGTGGTAATTTTACAACTAAATCAGATGTTTGGTCGTATGGTATACTGTTATACGAGATATTTACAAGAGGGCAGGTACCTTATCCTGGAATGCACAACAGAGAAGTTATTGAACAAGTTGAACTAGGTTATAGAATGCCATGTCCTCGAAGTTGCCCTGAACAAATTTACCACGAAGTAATGCTTAAATGTTGGGATAAAAATCCAGATCGAAGGCCTACCTTTGATCATTTATATCATTTCTTCGATGATTATTTTGTAAGCACTCAACCTAACTATGTACCACCATCACAAAATTAA
- a CDS encoding Proteasome component (PCI) domain and Winged helix-turn-helix DNA-binding domain and Eukaryotic translation initiation factor 3 subunit E family and Eukaryotic translation initiation factor 3 subunit E, N-terminal domain-containing protein: MADFDLTYRMTPFFDVHLVIPLLEFIEARKIYSEESLVKVQRNVLLKTNMIDSLIETYPKDKIPEGLITRKDEILAQRKRLKEEADEILTILEKPEVKELIENKSERESGTKLIELLSAKHGFKPEMLDTLFKYAKFLYECGNYNTSANMLMYYRTLVSPTDKNFLNALYGKLASEILLQEWVHAKNDLMRIRLFIENNPFNDEIELIKHRAWVMHWALFVCFNNPEGRDEIIDMFLNVQQYANAIQIVSPHLLRYLAVAIVTSKHKQTNSLKELVKLLESYGEHYKDPITEFLTCLYIKYDFNEAQKYLKQCQGVLANDFFLTAYADEFNEACRLLVFESFCRIHNCVKLDMLAERLNMDTEEAEKWIVDLIRKYKIEGAKIDSQNREVVMTPNVQSLHEQVMESTKRIYTRIHSMVMNLEKIQLEREVQDNEVY, encoded by the exons ATGGCTGATTTCGATTTAACTTATCGTATGACACCTTTTTTCGATGTTCATCTCGTAATTCCATTATTAGAATTTATTGAAGCCAGAAAG atttattCAGAAGAAAGTTTAGTTAAGGTACAACGTAATGTTTTACTGAAAACAAATATGATTGATAGTCTTATTGAAACATATCCCAAGGATAAGATTCCAGAAGGATTAATTACAAGAAAAGATGAGATATTGGCTCAAAGAAAAAGACTTAAGGAGGAGGCAGatgaaattttaacaattttagaAAAACCTGAAGTTAAAGAATTGATTGAAAACAAAAGTGAACGTGAAAGTGGTACAAAATTAATAGAATTGTTATCAGCAAAACATGGTTTTAAACCTGAGATGCTTGACACACTTTTCAAATAtgctaaatttttatatgaatgTGGAAATTACAATACTTCTGCTAATATGCTAATGTATTATAGAACATTAGTATCACCAacagataaaaattttttgaatgcATTGTATGGAAAGCTTGCTTCTGAAATTCTTCTTCAAGAATGGGTCCATgctaaaaatgatttaatgaGAATAAGGCtgtttattgaaaataatccTTTTAATGATGAAATTGAACTTATTAAACATCGTGCATGGGTTATGCATTGGGCTCTTTTTGTTTGTTTCAACAATCCAGAAGGAAGAGATGAAATTATTGATATGTTTTTGAATGTTCAACAATATGCTAATGCTATTCAG attgtTTCACCTCATCTTTTGAGATATCTTGCTGTAGCCATTGTCACAAGTAAACATAAACAAACAAATAGCTTAAAGGAACTTGTCAAACTTCTTGAATCTTATGGTGAACATTATAAAGATCCCATTACTGAATTTTTAAcatgtttatatattaaatatgattttaatgaagctcaaaaatatcttaaaCAATGTCAAGGAGTTTTAGCTAACGATTTTTTCCTTACTGCATATGCTGATGAATTTAATGAAGCCTGTCGTTTACTTGTTTTTGAAAGTTTTTGCCGCATTCATAATTGTGTTAAACTTGATATGTTAGCCGAACGTCTCAATATGGATACAGAAGAAGCTGAAAAATGGATTGTTGAtttaattagaaaatataagATTGAAGGTGCCAAGATTGACTCTCAAAATAGGGAAGTCGTAATGACACCTAATGTTCAATCACTTCATGAACAAGTAATGGAAAGCACCAAACGTATTTACACACGCATTCATTCTATGGTTAtgaatttagaaaaaatacaattagaACGTGAAGTTCAAGATAAtgaagtttattaa